A DNA window from Brassica napus cultivar Da-Ae chromosome C1, Da-Ae, whole genome shotgun sequence contains the following coding sequences:
- the LOC125579872 gene encoding uncharacterized protein LOC125579872: MDKAWVHLSRVDPGYERGVDMIVCPCIDCRNIDRHSGSVVLDHLVTRGMEEGYKMRSDWHLHGELNSEVEGESRVSDWKDEIFGLYRAAERFDEELADTGDISDTAEGDDKKEDEFLAKLADAKTPLYPSCASHSKLSAIVSLFRLKTRNGWSDKSFNDLLETLPEMLPEENVLHTSLYDVKKFSKTFDMGYEKIHACVNDCCLFRKKFKKLEKCPKCKASRWKTNMHTGQKKKGVSQKVLRYFPIIPRLKRMFRSEEMAKDLRWHFGNKSTDGNLRHPVDSVTWDQMNAKYPTFAAEERNLRLGLLTD; encoded by the exons ATGGACAAAGCATGGGTACATCTAAGCAG AGTTGATCCTGGTTATGAGAGAGGGGTTGATATGATTGTATGTCCGTGCATTGACTGCCGTAACATTGATCGTCACTCAGGCAGTGTGGTACTTGATCATCTTGTTACCAGGGGAATGGAAGAGGGTTATAAGATGCGGTCAGATTGGCATCTACATGGAGAGTTGAACTCAGAGGTTGAAGGTGAAAGCAGAGTAAGTGACTGGAAGGATGAGATCTTTGGGTTGTACAGAGCTGCTGAGCGTTTTGATGAAGAGTTAGCTGATACTGGGGATATATCTGACACGGCAGAGGGAGACGACAAGAAGGAAGATGAGTTCTTGGCAAAGCTAGCTGATGCTAAAACACCATTGTATCCGAGTTGTGCAAGCCATAGCAAGTTGTCTGCAATTGTTTCATTATTTAGATTGAAGACTCGGAATGGGTGGTCTGACAAGAGCTTCAATGATCTGCTTGAGACATTGCCGGAGATGTTACCAGAAGAAAATGTGCTTCACACATCACTGTATGATGTGAAGAAGTTTTCGAAAACGTTTGACATGGGCTATGAGAAGATTCATGCATGTGTCAATGACTGCTGTTTATTCAGAAAGAAGTTCAAGAAGCTTGAGAAGTGTCCAAAGTGCAAGGCTTCAAGGTGGAAGACTAATATGCACACTGGTCAGAAGAAGAAAGGCGTCTCACAGAAAGTTCTTCGTTACTTTCCTATAATACCAAGACTGAAGCGAATGTTCCGGTCTGAAGAGATGGCCAAGGATTTAAGGTGGCACTTTGGCAACAAGAGCACCGATGGGAACCTTCGTCATCCTGTTGATTCAGTGACATGGGATCAGATGAATGCTAAATACCCTACATTCGCAGCCGAAGAAAGGAACCTCAGGCTTGGACTTTTAACAGATTGA
- the LOC111209547 gene encoding B3 domain-containing protein REM-like 3, whose amino-acid sequence MSASSSDEVFEERFDEVFEEIFEDTFTNIVEAQTSNQRSRAYIERNREGGQDRLWNDYFSEDATFSSQIFRRCFRMNKDLFLRIVYGLSENFPFFQHRRDATGRFGLSALQKCTAAIRMLAYGSAADTVDEYLRLGRTGAMSSFSFNYCFLAEVTASNLKEDKLYLPVGATSSTALHKLCKETILVNKERNSWNVSLQFSESAGKYYITRGWRKFCLDNRCEIGDLFAFNVVGDGKTTPLMCPIEGGTIEWYTGSPPKRTGNPLVHDLHFVHCHDLLPNFPSTKA is encoded by the exons ATGTCGGCATCTTCATCTGACGAAGTTTTCGAAGAAAGATTTGACGAAGTTTTCGAAGAAATCTTCGAAGATACATTCACCAACATAGTCGAGGCCCAAACCAGTAACCAAAGGAGCCGTGCTTATATTGAACGAAACCGTGAAGGAGGACAAGACCGCTTATGGAATGACTACTTCAGCGAAGATGCGACATTCTCGTCACAAATATTCAGACGCTGCTTTCGCATGAATAAGGATTTATTCTTGCGTATTGTCTATGGGCTATCCGAGAACTTTCCATTCTTTCAGCACAGAAGAGATGCAACCGGGAGGTTCGGTCTTTCTGCACTACAAAAATGTACGGCAGCAATTCGTATGCTTGCTTACGGTTCTGCGGCTGACACggttgacgaatatctccgacttg GACGAACCGGGGCaatgtcttctttctcatttaACTACTGTTTTTTGGCTGAGGTCACTGCTTCTAATCTAAAAGAAGACAAACTT TATCTTCCTGTGGGAGCTACGAGTTCTACTGCTTTGCACAAACTATGCAAAGAGACGATACTGGTGAACAAAGAGAGAAATTCATGGAATGTGAGTTTGCAATTTAGCGAATCAGCCGGCAAGTATTACATCACAAGAGGCTGGAGAAAGTTCTGTCTCGATAACAGATGCGAGATAGGAGACTTATTTGCGTTCAATGTGGTTGGAGATGGGAAAACTACTCCATTGATGTGT CCGATAGAAGGTGGAACAATAGAGTGGTATACAGGGTCACCACCTAAGAGAACCGGGAATCCTCTTGTCCACGACCTTCATTTCGTTCACTGCCATGACCTTCTCCCCAATTTCCCAAGCACCAAGGCTTGA
- the LOC125579871 gene encoding uncharacterized protein LOC125579871, with protein sequence MKKENIMLSLLIPGPHQPGNSIDMYLEPLIEDLNSLWSIGEVTYDALTRSNFTLKAMLLWTISDFPAYGNLAGCKVKGKMGCPLCGKNTYSKWLKFSRKHVYMGHRKGLPPSHSFRGKKKWFDGKAEQGRRGRILTGHDISQNLRNFHNDFGNFKRSASKRKRVQCSADVGSDYEVIPSESEEDEEEEEEVLVDEDELSRWKKRSIFFKLPYWEELPVRHNLDVMHEERNVAASLVSTLLHCGKSKDGLVARKDLEDMGIGPELHPKIQGKRTYLPPAPWSLSKIEKKIFCRRLFDFKGPDGYCSNISRGVSLDDCKVSGLKSHDYHVLIKQLLSIALKGLLPKGPRLAIFRLCTFFNLLCQRVIDREKLLVMEAEIFETLCLFERFFPPSLFDIMLHLTVHLGREARLGGPVHFRWVYPFERYMKVLKDFKRNPARPEGCIAESYLAEECIRFCSEFLKKTTNVQEKVDRNMEYENNSILEGRPISSGTTFTLTEIEKRVAYLAIIQNLAIVKPYVDIYKTQMKDVFEMHQRYGVCILNILHRGLKNRCHLIQPNMKKHLSG encoded by the exons ATGAAGAAGGAGAACATTATGCTTTCATTGTTGATTCCTGGTCCACATCAGCCTGGTAATAGTATAGACATGTACTTAGAACCCCTCATTGAAGATCTTAACAGTCTGTGGAGCATTGGAGAGGTAACCTACGATGCTCTTACTCGATCTAATTTTACTCTTAAGGCCATGCTACTTTGGACGATCAGCGACTTTCCAGCCTATGGGAATCTTGCAGGCTGCAAAGTTAAAGGTAAAATGGGGTGTCCGTTATGTGGGAAAAATACATATAGCAAGTGGTTGAAGTTCAGTAGAAAACATGTGTACATGGGCCATAGAAAGGGTCTGCCACCAAGTCATAGTTTTAGAGGCAAGAAGAAATGGTTTGATGGAAAAGCTGAACAAGGGAGAAGGGGAAGAATACTAACTGGTCATGACATTTCTCAAAACCTGAGAAATTTCCACAATGATTTTGGAAATTTCAAACGTTCTGCAAGTAAGAGAAAAAGGGTTCAGTGTTCTGCTGATGTAGGCTCAGATTATGAGGTTATACCGAGTGAATcagaggaagatgaagaggaagaggaagaagtacTAGTTGATGAAGATGAGTTATCTAGATGGAAGAAGAGGTCAATCTTCTTTAAGCTACCTTATTGGGAG GAACTCCCGGTTAGGCACAACTTAGATGTAATGCATGAGGAGAGAAATGTTGCTGCGAGTTTAGTTTCGACGTTGTTGCACTGTGGGAAATCAAAAGATGGTCTTGTGGCTCGCAAGGATCTTGAGGACATGGGTATTGGGCCGGAATTGCATCCCAAAATCCAGGGTAAACGAACCTATCTGCCTCCAGCACCGTGGTCTTTGTCTAAAATAGAGAAGAAGATCTTTTGCCGGCGTCTTTTTGACTTCAAAGGGCCAGATGGATATTGTTCTAACATATCAAGAGGTGTTTCATTAGATGACTGTAAAGTCAGTGGTCTGAAATCACATGACTACCACGTCCTGATAAAACAACTTCTGTCGATTGCACTTAAAGGATTGCTACCTAAAGGACCGAGGCTTGCAATATTTAGGTTATGCACTTTCTTCAATCTGTTGTGTCAGAGAGTCATTGACAGAGAGAAGCTTCTGGTTATGGAAGCTGAGATTTTTGAGACTCTGTGCTTGTTTGAAAGATTTTTTCCTCCAAGTTTGTTTGATATCATGCTCCATTTGACTGTGCATCTAGGAAGAGAAGCTCGGCTTGGTGGACCAGTCCACTTTAGATGGGTGTACCCTTTTGAAAG GTACATGAAAGTTCTCAAAGACTTTAAGAGAAATCCTGCAAGGCCCGAGGGATGCATTGCTGAGTCCTATCTAGCTGAGGAATGTATCCGGTTTTGCAGTGAGTTCCTGAAGAAGACAACAAATGTCCAAGAGAAAGTAGATAGAAACATGGAGTATGAAAACAATTCTATCTTAGAGGGTCGTCCGATATCCAGTGGCACTACCTTTACTCTCACAGAAATAGAAAAGAGAGTTGCATATCTAGCTATCATCCAAAATTTGGCTATCGTCAAACCATATGTAGA TATTTACAAGACACAGATGAAAGATGTTTTCGAGATGCATCAACGTTATGGAGTATGCATACTAAACATTTTGCATCGTGGCTTAAAGAACag GTGCCACTTGATTCAACCGAACATGAAGAAACACTTAAGTGGATAG
- the LOC125580788 gene encoding glutathione S-transferase T3-like, whose product MLDLIESYLLGLSVASVELISMIRVVVNACLLSICLTTPKLNANLLSIGYLRVCVAIRVTETYNLNMNTTTGFVNLMYSQSSVDLESPEPAWFGSQGPDEFVFHPGVESSFQPAVQSPVQPTVESANKERRKWSPNEDKILIGAWLNTSKDPVVSCDQKAERFWKRIVDYYNASPQLVGTVPRELGPAKQRWARINKQVCKFVGCYEAALRGQRSGQNEDDVMKAALDSFFNIYEHKFSLEHAWRELRHDQKWCTTYMVKDGGKEKHKPVVDVDTEDDVAEPESRPVGVKAAKAAGKRKKSGKEEEMSQLQSIMEMKEKLSKQKILERLLAKKDPLSEMEESLKLKLMTEML is encoded by the coding sequence atgctAGATTTGATAGAATCGTACTTGTTAGGTTTAAGTGTAGCTAGTGTAGAACTTATTAGTATGATTAGAGTGGTGGTAAATGCTTGTTTGCTTTCTATCTGCCTAACAACTCCGAAACTAAATGCGAACTTACTTTCTATTGGTTACTTAAGGGTTTGTGTTGCTATTAGAGTAACAGAAACCTATAATCTAAACATGAATACCACAACTGGCTTTGTTAATCTAATGTATAGTCAATCTTCAGTTGATCTTGAGTCACCCGAACCAGCTTGGTTCGGGTCCCAAGGTCCTGATGAGTTTGTTTTCCACCCTGGTGTCGAGTCTTCTTTCCAACCTGCTGTCCAGTCTCCTGTGCAGCCTACTGTCGAGTCTGCTAACAAAGAGAGGAGGAAATGGTCTCCTAATGAGGATAAAATCCTCATTGGTGCTTGGCTTAACACCAGCAAAGACCCCGTTGTCAGCTGTGACCAGAAAGCTGAACGTTTCTGGAAGAGAATTGTTGACTACTACAACGCAAGCCCTCAACTGGTTGGGACAGTACCTAGAGAGCTTGGTCCAGCAAAGCAGCGGTGGGCTAGGATTAACAAGCAGGTCTGTAAGTTCGTTGGATGCTATGAGGCGGCGTTGAGGGGGCAGAGAAGTGGTCAGAATGAAGACGATGTGATGAAAGCTGCCCTCGACTCATTCTTCAACATTTATGAGCACAAGTTCAGCCTCGAACATGCGTGGAGGGAGCTGAGGCATGACCAGAAATGGTGCACCACCTATATGGTTAAAGATGGTGGGAAGGAGAAGCACAAACCAGTGGTGGACGTTGATACAGAAGATGATGTTGCCGAACCTGAAAGCAGACCAGTTGGTGTGAAAGCTGCTAAAGCAGCTGgtaagaggaagaagagtggCAAGGAAGAAGAGATGTCACAGCTTCAGTCCATCATGGAAATGAAAGAAAAGCTCTCTAAACAAAAGATTCTAGAACGTTTACTTGCCAAAAAAGATCCTCTCTCCGAGATGGAAGAATCTCTTAAACTGAAACTCATGACTGAGATGTTATGA